The window TCAGCACCCAATTagagacaaaaaataaagaataacacCATATGCTGCAGCAATCAGTCATCTGTAAAGGAATCAGAAAGCTGACAGACTTGATCCATTGTTTCATATTGCAGCAGCACAACACCACAGTTTGGTATAGAgaagtttttaatgtgtttcctcATGATAAAACTGACTGTACTCAAAAGAAATGCTCAGGAATTCATAACCTTGTGGAGACCTTTCTTGAATCCACTTGTTTCAACACCCTCATGGGAAGATATTTTTCTCTTGAGGCCGTTGACAAGAAAAAATGAACTCTGACCAATGATGTACTGATAATGGGACTAAAAGCTGAAGTCTTGTACAATAAGGACCTATAGGGTGGGGGTCGGCTTTTCTGGGcagttgtgtgttgtgttttgggtGTTGCAGTTATGCAGTGATAAGCAGGTGTCGTGTCaggtgtaaaaaacaaaaacaaaaaacatgaataggTAGAACTGCCAACATTACGTTTCCTCATTTCATTGTTATCTCTTAATTATCTGGCAGAAGTTGACCTGTTGAGTTATGCTGTTTGGTAAGCATGGGTAAGTGTGATTTCAGCATGCTTGAGGCTGTTGGAAGAGCAGCAGGAGATGAACCCAAATACAGGTAGAATGAACAGAGGAATGTCTGTTTATTTAGACAAGTGAAGGCAGAggaaaactgaactgaataaactaaactaagaaaaaagaaagaaggatccaaaaacataaaacaaactaaaagcGTGACTTAAATtaaaactgaactaatgaaacaacaagaaaaaggtATAAAGACACAAGGCAGTCTGAGAGCTGATTGGTTGGGGAAGACATATGGAGCTGGGCAGGGCTAACAGCACTGAATGCAAGGCAGATGAGGAGGAAAGAACAGGCTCAGGAGGAGTATATACACATCTTGGTCAATAGTTACTTACACCAATATCAATTACTTAAAGAAAACTTCCATTATTGCAACTATTATAGccatcacagataaatgtgtatttgaagaactgccattatactttttcttcttttataaaTACAAATGTTGGTATGAGAACATTTACTTCATGTGAGAAAGCATTATATTGatgttatgtttacattatgatgataatcaattatctatcatagaataagtagaataacaatgtgttatgcttgatcatattcattctttttaggttttaatgaatgacagcttgatgtcatatcaatgccagatcatgtgttctgtgttactatgttatagtatgcattttataatcaggattaaataatgaatgaatgatgatgaaaagttttgcaggtaaaaagctggaaattagatcctcaaagtatagctgtgatgaatctgattggctgacacacaagccCTCCCCAGGGGGAAAACACAGCTGCACCCTGTAAAACCTGCtcaccttttttcctcctctcacaCATCTCCCAATACATTAACTCTTTAGTTtgatctctttatttatttatcttattttgcaCAGCAATTCTTATTCTTAACTTAGTTTTTATAACCTTGTGTTTTTCGTCAacaaacatacagagaaaagGCCCTGAAAGTAAGCTTGTCActttaagttttgcattcagtcTGTTTTTGACATGTTTGAGGATTTTGACATGTGGCCAAACgatgagatctctccagaaagttattaaacagtgaacgAGTTAAACTGgactttttcctccatctgtcatcAACCTATGAGAGATACattctgtcaaccctacgattCATCAGAACAGAGAGGGATGAAGTCTGCAGGCAAACTTATCATCACTGGAGCAGGCAGTCTGACAGGAGACTAGCCAACCCGGACCACCctcacagccccccccccccggaccAGCaacgctctctgagatcttccacttggagTGCATACGTGTGGctctgaaggacggacagctgaggccttcattaatcaagggttgatgtcagatcgagtaaatTAAGATTCTCTTTCAAAgtaattacatatccttcatttaaattcatcattcgtCATCTTTCATTCAGGCTGCTATGTTGAGTAACAATCTGTtaaattcatattgtattgcaagttcatcattacatttatttattcatcatttataaGTAGTTTATAGTTAATAAAAGTCAATAGTCtgttctttgaagtgatacaggggatctattgaaccgtagatcATCCGTTTGGTGGCATAGTAATGTGCATATCCCAGTGTGGTGGAAATCTGTGTAATAAAGGACAATGACAAGGATCTGTCTCTCTTTAAGTCTAATCCATGTGTTTGCAAATGGGCCCAAGCATACAGAGATCACTTATACAGAGTGTGAAAATGTAACCGCCCGATTCTCATTATCCTCATGCAAATAGAGGGAGAGAATGGACTATACAGAGCATTACATTCAAACACTTGGGAAACCTTTTGCTTGTATTTTCCCACTCAACGCTCATCCATATTTTTCCATTACAATCCCCCGTTTGAGCAGGCTACAATGAAGTAATAGTATATTAATAGTAATATATTATTGAGTAATATCAATCACTTACccataaaactttttaaaagttcataaaagcatttaaatgtGTCATGGTGACTAGGGGAGTGAGTACACCCATGTTCTACCCTGTGTTGCTGCACACACTTAACTCAACTTtgaataattgaaatattgatACCACAGGTTATTTTGTCACAAATACTTTACTCAGTTTCATGTTTCTTTGAGGGTGTGATCTCACAGCTCTTCGTTTTCCCGCCTTAGTGTCGTTGCTTTCTCAtgattgtttatgtgtttatgtgtaaaaatCTCTGTCAGCAAAATCAGACAGCACATTACTCCTCTCAGGTTGCATCCTGAAAGCTTGAAAGGatgtcttctttcttcattctcATTCTAGTGTTGTTACTTTGCCAACACCCTCACCTCTGGCAAAGATTTTCTCACCCCTCATGGTAGGTGTTGACACATCAACTGAAACTGGGTGTCAGTCTCGCACAGACTAGACTGGTTACAGATCATGCAGCAGTCCGGTTGTCTGTTGTGGTAGGGTGTCTTATACCTGTGTGTGAATATCAGAAAGTGTAAAAAAGAGGTTTGCACAATAACAACATTTCATCTTCACACAAGTCAGTGGTTGGGAGTGGTCTGCTCTGGGGCCCAATCCTCATGTTGAGAGATTGAGCAAAGAGTATTTCAAAGGGACTCAATATGTTTCTGCTTCACTGTCTGGCTCTCATTTGCATGAGTACCAGAGATAATGCTTGTGTCCAGCGGTATCTTTGCAAGACTGACATTTCATTTTCCccagtttatttttattcagaaCCTCCACCCAAAAAATGATAACATTTCACAATATTGCATTTAGAGCAGATTTCACTGCTTATGTTGATATGTAGACCACTTTAGACAGGAATAgatgaaaaacagtgaaatctgcctttattgcattttcactaCTAGAATAAAGCTTTCACAAATCTGAAATCTGAGATAATCTAGTCCAGATTTAGGTACAGTGGTTTTTGGTTCTGGACCTGGTCTAAAGTGGTCTACATAATTATGAAAAAAGTTAAATCTGcctttattgatttttcacaAATAGATAAAAACTTTCCCTTTGGGTTTTATACATGTGAACCTTTGACTAACATGCTATTATAACAGTAACAAGTGGGAAAAAACGGAGGATCGGTCGCTCAACAATGTAAGTTCAGGTTCCCTTAAATGTCCCCTCATCTGCTGCTGTTGgcgtttcatttttattttttctgactgTTACTGACTGCACGCGACTTTCCTGGACGCGGATGCGCGCCTCCACAGAAGCGTTTGTGTGTTCCACCGTGgagatttaaaaataatgaacacaTTTCAATGTGTGGTGAACACAAAcagtaatttgtgtgtgtgagagagataatGGGGTTTTCCCCCCTGCCCCAAGTGGAATTTCCGCCCCAGATCTGGCATATCTGTGTCAGGACACACAAGCAGAGCGCTCACAAGAAGCACAGACGCACTGTGGCACGTTACTGCTTGGAAATTGTTAAAAGAGATCAGAACAGCAAAGTCGGAAACTAATATTTGTGTGATAGGATTGGTGAAGTATACAAAACATCTAAAAGAGTTTTTACTACCATCTAAAACTGTCGGTCCCGAATGTATTGTCATCTGCCTCATATCATGGCAGAATTTAGATAAAAATCAGAACATTTGCCCAGAACATGTTTCCATCTCATCATAATTCCGGGATCTTGGACATCTGTGCATTATCCACAACTCTTCACAGAGGAAACAACTGTGGAATCTTCTTCCTGGAAATTATGTAAAGGTAATAATTGGCACTTGAAGAAGCTGCTCATCATTACTTACTGTCTGACGTTGAACTACAATAGTCTGCACGTTTACTCAGTATAACTGGACTAGAGGCGGATTTACACTCTGATCAggtaagaaaaaacatttttttaaattttaaacatCATTATGAACTGCATGACATTTGAATGAATATGATCATGATTTTCAAAGATGTTAGATATATGATGTCTATaatttaaaggtagagtcagtccTGGAGAAAGATTGTTGAACACCTTAATAAATACAGCCCTCATTTAGTGAACTTTCAGAAGCTGCTGaccaaaagagaaatgtgacaCAATCCAGAGTGATGAGTCACTTCTGTTCCTCTCTCATCTTGTCATGAacagtttaaataaatcatCTCATATGAGCACAACAGTCCATCCAAAATGTCAGTTTCTCTGCGGCTccccaacttctcacttgagcTGCATTCAGCGTCTCTGTAACAGCCGTCAGTcagctgagaggacagactgCCTTCAgcaggctgactgacagcacaAATGTACTCAATCAATATAGTTTTCATGTGCAATGTTTGTTGATTCATTGATACGGTTAACAAGTTAAAACACATGTAGCTACAGCGGGATATTTGTGTTATTCTAACAGTTGCCCACTGACATCATACTTCACAAAACACGACAGAGATAATAGATAAGAGTTTCAGTTaggattaaaatgaaatgtccaaatagaaaatgtttaggggaaaaaaataaaaatattattatttcactACACTACTATGAATTAGTACAATACATATGAAtacaatttcatttaaaaaacaacaacaaaaaagtaactttacatttttaaatgatcattttacattttctttttcaatgtcCCATCTCTTTAAATTCCTATTTCggtttgaatttgaattatGACCAAAAATACCCTCCATAAAACCCTCTCAAAAagaggtgtggtcaggcgcataGCAACAAGGCCAGAAAAACAAGTCTGAAGTCAATGAAGTcaatttcacttattttaagGGTGTGCTATTTCAGCTGGTGCACATAATCACAATAATGATGGGTTAAATAAGAATGAACCTTAATTCCATTACTGTGTATGTTTATGGgtcagcaccttggagagtACCACTGCAGACAGTCCTAACAACTGTAAAAGGGGGTTTTTGAACAATAgttaacacatatttttttgAGATGACATTGATCATGTACATATTTTAAGCAGTTAAAGCCCTGCTGAATTTACCTGACTTAACAAAACAATTTTAAAGAactgtaattaaaagataaacaaacaaacaaaaacagtgcaACAAATAACCGGATCTTAAACTGGTGGTTTTCTTCCTCCTTGGCTTTACAGGTGAAGAGCAccatgactgtatgtgtgttgttgtgcGCAGCTGCATGCACAGTGAACTAGCAGGAGGAGACATGAAAATATGCAACACAAATATGCAGCAGTCATTTTCCACTGTCAAactagcaaaagtggatttggacacgccTTAAATGCATTTGCTCATGCACTATAGATTGCTAAAATAGGGCTCTGGCTCTGAAAAGTGAAACCAATGCGGAAGtgacttaaacctgcattctcgCTAGTTACCAGCAGTTATTATCGCAATTAATCATTGACCGTAAATGCACTGTTATAAACAAGCTAACAGCTAGCATTAGGTTTAGCTCCATCCTCTTATCCAAATGTGGTCAGTTCTTGCTGCGAAAATCAAAGATAGTGgcattcaaaattcaaaatttgagtccacaaaccagtgggtgacaTCATGATGGCTACCTCCATTATTGACCTTACAGTCCATGGTCTGAGCCACTTTGTTTCCAATTTACATAGCCAGGGCTTTATATTAACATTGAATTctgtatactgtacacacaatgGACAGCTAGCAGACTGTGAGGGGATATTCAACGaaatcatttatatattatattatctatcaatatatagatatttgACTAAAAGGTGCATTGAATAATCCTTGTCCAAAATCACTGACTCTatcattagtagtagtagtagttgcagtagtagtagtaataatacaattaaaatacatacatttttcagTGTGATTTTCATGATGCAAAGTCAAGATAAAATTACTACTTGTATTAATCCTCAATTCTCAATCAGTCATTCTGACTTGAGTTCATGTAGTGAGCTCTCTACTAAACTGTTGAATTGATAATAActggaaatatttttttctttatttatgacTGTACACTCATTTATTGCTACACACACTTTGTCTGCAGAATGAAACTATTTGTCAGTCTCAACCATCACACAGTCAGGATCAATTCCAAGTTGATGGTGCTTGTTGAGCTGCTGTGCGTCACTGGTCTCTGTCTGATATTGAGGGGGTCCATGCCTGGATTCCCCCAGCTGCAGTACATAAACCACTGTGCTTGTGACAAATGTCTGACAGAGGAGGACCCATGGCTCATGCAGCATTTAGACCAATCTGTTCAACCATTTTTGTCAGCAAACTACAGTCTCCCAGAGGATGCTTTCAACTGGTGGAAGGTAATGTGTCATGAAAAGAGTTGCTCATCCGTTATTGATTCTGTAGTAGGGAGTGaacatttttttcctgtgtGCCAGTTTGCTTACGCACAACTAATAACTGGTCTAACAACAGTGTTGATATGTGTATTAGCGTTTACAGTTGGAAAGACGTGATTACAGCTCCTACAGAACAACAATGGACAGGTTGTTTCAGATGTTTCCCCCCAGTCCAGATCTGATAGAGTCCAGATCTGATCGATGCAGGACTTGTGCTGTGGTGGGCAATTCTGGTAATTTGAGAGGATCACATTATGGACCTCTGATAGATTTCCATGATGTTGTTATGAGGTAAAGCTTACCTGAAAGTTTAATGTTTAAAGTATTTCTGCCAATGAGAAGAGTTGTCTATATAATATGTATTCAAATCATCTCCCTGTACTATTTAGAATAAACAAAGGTCGTACCAAAGGCTACGAAGCAGATGTTGGTACCAAAACAACCCATCATATCATGTATCCAGAGAGTGCCATGGACCTGGATAACTCCACTCATCTTGTGCTGTTTGCATTTAAGATACAAGATCTTGAGTGGCTCATCAAGGCCTTCAGCACAGGATTTTCTGGAAGGTGAGTCTTATTCTAATGGACTAATCATGTGAGCATTTGTCCCCATCTGTATGGACACCTGAGGTGTTCaatatttaatgaattaataatcataaagtcagcaaaatattttatttcataatggTTCTTTTATCTGATTGGCTCATTCAGATAAAAGCAACAGCCAGTCACATGCCTATGTTGCTTTTTGTTATGACTGCCAAAGACTTTGAGATAAATTTGCATTAAGTAATTGTGATGTAAACAGAAATAGTTTGCAGCCACAAGAGTTTTTGTTAGGTTGTACTATTTTCTTGGTACAGTGTTACCCATGTTCACCATGTAACTTTAGTGAGAATTATGAGGATATCATTACTTAGCAGGTATATAGTCATAAACCAAAATATTGGCAAAATTTTATAATTTGTCTTTCTAAATTTCATGACAATTTGCCCAATACTTGTTTAGACAGTCGGTAGTAGAGCCACTGCTCTAGGAGACCAGGCAGAC is drawn from Scomber japonicus isolate fScoJap1 chromosome 15, fScoJap1.pri, whole genome shotgun sequence and contains these coding sequences:
- the LOC128373947 gene encoding CMP-N-acetylneuraminate-beta-galactosamide-alpha-2,3-sialyltransferase 1-like; the protein is MVLVELLCVTGLCLILRGSMPGFPQLQYINHCACDKCLTEEDPWLMQHLDQSVQPFLSANYSLPEDAFNWWKRLQLERRDYSSYRTTMDRLFQMFPPSPDLIESRSDRCRTCAVVGNSGNLRGSHYGPLIDFHDVVMRINKGRTKGYEADVGTKTTHHIMYPESAMDLDNSTHLVLFAFKIQDLEWLIKAFSTGFSGRSYAPIKSTIKANKDLVMVTNPAFMRYVHDIWLEKKGGYPSTGFMAVILALHICDEVRVFGYGADEDGNWSHYFEELKDKKFKTGLHPGSHEYDIILQLAKHKTLSFYRGY